The following proteins are co-located in the Pomacea canaliculata isolate SZHN2017 linkage group LG8, ASM307304v1, whole genome shotgun sequence genome:
- the LOC112570842 gene encoding peroxiredoxin-5, mitochondrial-like: MAAVTACQLATKLIVRRCTPLYVTAKRCIKVGDPLPDIVLYEGSPNNAVKASELYKGKRGIIFAVLGAFNPGCTNAHIPDYLELYHKFKEEGYLISCVSVNDPFVMAAWGKATGAEGKIRMLADPQAKFTKAMGMELDCTKLLGNFRSQKYSLVIDDSIIQSINVDPDHTGLACLLCITTMKNVNSIGGKT, from the exons ATGGCAGCAGTGACTGCATGCCAACTTGCTACAAAGCTTATTGTTCGACGTTGTACGCCTTTGTACGTTACAGCTAAACGATGCATCAAG GTTGGTGACCCATTACCTGATATTGTTCTCTATGAGGGGTCACCAAATAATGCTGTGAAAGCCAGTGAACTCTACAAAGGAAAGAGAGGAATCATTTTTGCTGTTCTTGGAGCATTCAATCCAGGATGTACTAAT gctCATATTCCTGATTATCTGGAGCTTTACCACAAGTTTAAG GAAGAAGGCTACTTGATAAGTTGTGTGTCAGTGAATGATCCCTTTGTCATGGCAGCATGGGGGAAGGCAACAGGAGCTGAAGGAAAG ATTAGAATGTTAGCAGACCCACAAGCCAAGTTCACTAAAGCCATGGGTATGGAGCTAGACTGTACCAAATTGCTGGGAAACTTTCGATCTCAAAA ATATTCATTGGTGATAGACGACAGCATTATCCAGAGCATTAATGTGGATCCAGACCACACAGGCTTGGCTTGTCTCTTGTGCATTACAACCATGAAGAATGTAAACAGCATAGGTGGCAAAACCTAG